The Streptomyces kanamyceticus DNA segment CAGGAGCAGCGAGCGCCGGTCGGCCTGACCGGTCTCGGGGCCCGCCTGACCGCACACGCGGAACCCGAACGCCGTGCACAGGAAGAACGCCGACTGCTGGGCGTCCCCGACGTAGAACTCGATGTGGTCTACAGCTCCGATGTTCACGATTCCCTTTCCTCTAGCGCTTCTTGCGGCTGCTGGCCGTGCCGAGCAGCAGGCTGACGTTGTGGCCGCCGAAGGCGAACGAGTTGGAGATCGCGGCCTCCACTCGCTGCTGCCGCGCCTCGCCCCGCACGTGGTCGAGGTCGCAGTTGGGGTCCACCTCGTCGAGGTTGTGGGTCGGCGGCAGGACGCCCCGGGAGATCGCCAGGGCGCTGAAGGCCGCCTCCACCGCGCCGGATCCGCCCAGGAGGTGTCCCGTCATCGACTTGGTGCTGCTGATGGCGGGGGCGTTCTCGCCGAACACGGCCCGGACGGCCTTCGTCTCCGCGACGTCGCCGAGCTTGGTGGCCGTGCCGTGCGCGTTGATGTAGCCGACGTCCTCGGGCGCGAGCCCGGCGGTGGCGAGCGCGCCGCGCATGGCGTGCGCGGCTCCGTCGCCGTCGGGGCGCGGCGCGGTGGGCCGGTGGGCGTCGGTGGTGGCGCCCCAGCCGAGCAGGTCGGCGTAGCCCGCGGCGCCCCTGGCGTCGGCGTGGTCGACGCGCTCGACGACGAGGACGCCCGAGCCCTCGGCGAGCACGAAGCCGTTGCGGCGCCGGTCGAAGGGGCGGCTGGCCGCCTCGGGGTCCTCGCCCCAGCCGTGGGCCAGGGCCCTGGCGTGCGCGAACGCGAGGGCGGACGTCGGGTTGAGCGGGGCCTCCGCGCCGCCGCAGACCACCACGTCGGCCTCGCCGTAGCGGATCAGCCTGGCGGCCTCGACGACGGCGTGAGCACCGGCGGCGCAGGCGGTGGCGATCGCCGAACTCCAGCCGCGTATCCCGTACTTGATGGCGATGCGGGCGGCCGCCATGTTCGGCAGCATGCCGGGCAGCAGATAGGGACTGACCGCGGTCGGGCCGCGCTCGGCCCTGGCCTGCGCCTGTGCCTCGTACGTCGAGAGGCCGCCCGCGCCGCTGGAGACGATCACGGCGACCCGGTGCGGGTCGACGTCACGGCCCACGACCAGGCCCGCGTCGGCGAGCGCGTCGTCGGCGGCGGCGAGCGCCATCAGGGCGTAGCGGTCGACGAGGCGGCCCTCGCTGGGCGGC contains these protein-coding regions:
- a CDS encoding beta-ketoacyl-[acyl-carrier-protein] synthase family protein produces the protein MTHSTAGSGAVVTGLGAFTPLGRGAAANFDALCHGKSGLRRPPEDHLLAGSVDVAGIAPAIEAREVLPPSEGRLVDRYALMALAAADDALADAGLVVGRDVDPHRVAVIVSSGAGGLSTYEAQAQARAERGPTAVSPYLLPGMLPNMAAARIAIKYGIRGWSSAIATACAAGAHAVVEAARLIRYGEADVVVCGGAEAPLNPTSALAFAHARALAHGWGEDPEAASRPFDRRRNGFVLAEGSGVLVVERVDHADARGAAGYADLLGWGATTDAHRPTAPRPDGDGAAHAMRGALATAGLAPEDVGYINAHGTATKLGDVAETKAVRAVFGENAPAISSTKSMTGHLLGGSGAVEAAFSALAISRGVLPPTHNLDEVDPNCDLDHVRGEARQQRVEAAISNSFAFGGHNVSLLLGTASSRKKR